The sequence CTACTTATGGTAAAAGAAGAAGACAGATTGAGAGTTGCTGGTTCTAAAGTATTAAGAGACATTGTGATTGGAATTACTCAATTCAGTAACTAGCAGAAATGCTTCTGTGTAATAAATAAGTTACAATAATTGCACTATTTGCTTTATAGTAAAAATAGTTTTGCTTATCTTTGTTCTGATGGGcctaatgtattttattttataagaaATGCTAATTTCATGCATTCATAATGAATTCTCAATTTACATTGAAAAGCAAGTTGAAACAAAAGCTATAGACTGAATTagctattaaataaatatttaccaTTTTAACATAACGGAATGgaaaaactaaaatataaataatggaAGTTAAGCTTTGTAATGGTGTAAGTATGAAAATAGTCTGTACTACTGCAGAGTAAAATTTAGTGCAAAGATTAAATAAATTGTGAGTTAACAAACCATCTTGTTTACCAgccaataaaaattaattttctttaggaaaataTCTGAGCAAATGCAAAACAGGGTGAAAGCTGatgatttatttaaatacaaGTTTCTAGCTGCTGTTTTGATTGTAGTCAATAATTTAAGCTTACAGTGATTCTCAGGGAAGGTTTTCCTATGGGATGGAGCTCAGATCATGAAGTTTCACTAGGACTGCTCCTGAAGTTTTggctctccagcctggcagtgagGCAATACAGCAAGGCAGGGTCCTTCATTCAGGCTTTTTGGTCTGAGCAGGAGTGAGCCATTCCCTTTGCCATCTGAGACTTTTCCCAAGTCAGCATTAACTCATCTGGCACTTTGGGCTGGTCTAGAAGAAAGCACATGTTCTGCTTCCATTCCTTTCATAAGAAACTCATGTGTTAGCTCTGTGGTATTGAAAATTATAGGGATGAATGATGAAAACTGCACTTTGGGCTGTTTTACATTCTTTCAGTACCATTTAGTGTGATGGTTGTTGACTTCTCCCTGCTGCTATACTTAGAAAGGGGAGTAGGAAGGAGATGAGTGTTAGTATTATGGGTTATGACACAAAAACATCAAAAAGAAAGTCTGTTCTCATTTCTCTTTGGTATCCTCTGGGGACCTGCAGTGTTTAGAAAAAGCTCCTATTCCACCACAGGAACTTAGGAAAATGGGTACCAAATTGTGTTTACACTCTAGTACTACATATGGCCATACAAGGTGGGTGGGTAAGTAGGACACAGCTTTTTCCTCCAGTGAGCTTAGTTTCCCACCACTAGATAAACTTCCAAGTAGGTTGCCTGGTGGAATTATTGTTTCTTATACGTCAGCACTTGGATTAAACATAGAAAAATATCAGAAGCTTCCTCTGCATTCATCAAATAaaaatccatgggaaaaaacccagaagaaatCTAAATTAATTAAAGTCACCCCCTACAGAGAACTTGCGCtatgtttattttcattgaaCTATTACAggttttgcaatatttttccaAAAGTTTTTCACAAACATTCCTACTTCTTCTCATTCCAGGCCAGGGCTGAACTGCCAGGATGGAGGAATTCTTTGGACCTGACCTTTAGTCATGAGAGACAGTGGCACTCAGGCCCAGTAAAACGATGGCATTCTACAGATCTATTATATCTACAGATTTAAAGCTGcaatgtgaattaaaaaaactaGAGTTGTGCAAACTATGCCACCAAAAGATCTATCAAAAGAGTCCAATGGAGTGAAAATATGACATCTTCCAAGCATGGGAAAGAAATGGAAAGTTGCTTCAATAGGCAGCATGTCTCGACTGCAAAGCCCCTGTTGCACATCTCATCCTTTTCTTCCCACCTGCCACGGACACAGCCCAGAGCCTTCCATGTGCAGCGTGGCACCCCAGCCACTGCCTCCCGTCAGCCTCCCAGCACCTCGTGTGGGCAGCAGGATATGCACAGGGTCAATCCTGCAGGTCCTTCAGCTGCTTTGCTGTAGCCAGAATTCCAGGGTAGAGCCACCAGCAGAAGCTGTGGTTGGGAACATCTCTGATGTGCTGGGAAGCTGTGTCCATCCAGGAGCATCCCTCGGGGTGTGACACCAGCACCTGCTCGCTTTCCTGCCTACAGATTCTCTCTATGAAGGACAATTTCAGTGCAATGGTAACAactcaagaaaacaaaatgcctTGCAACTTTCAGTGGAAAACGGGGGCTGTCAGGACAGTTTCTCTTCCTGCCTTCTTTCCACTCACCCCCAATTAATGTCTGCAGTTTTAAAGgagccctgtcccctccccctCATTCCCACTATAAACTAAAACTCAGATACTGCAAGTACAGAGGGATTTTCAGATTTCCACCCACATAAGCAGCTACTTGGCACATCTGATGCACATGTGAAATTAGTTCACAGGGGTCAGGGCAGGCACCCACATCTCCATTTCTAGCTCTACTGAGCTCAAATTTTATCATTTATTtgatttcaaagcaaaaaatacaCAACTTACTTAACTTCACAGAGGAAGAAACCTCAGCAAAgcatccttttttcccctggcaGTGTTGGGTTACAGCTCCCCCACTCCCACCCACGCAGCTGAACCCAGTGCCTGGTCAGCCTGAGAGCTGTGAGGAAATCAAATGCACATGTCAGCAtcccctctcctgctccagccacGAACCATCCCAGAACCAGAAGACATGCCAGGAAGTGGTGTACTAGCTGTGTCTTTTCTCAGATGAACTGTACAGCAAAGTTGTGCTCACTCAGTCTGGTGAAAGTTTTGGAAAGGCAATACTCTAAAGGTTCCCAGGACGGAGTTTTCACACCAAGGTTCAGAGCTCTGGGATACACAGCCAAGAGCTTAAGTGtaacaaaattaatattaatgcTCATTAAAAGTGGACAACAAGTATTTCCTTAACAGAAATTATGCCAGTCTGATTAAGCAAGTGCTAATCAACAAATATAACTGATTGGAAGTCTAAAAAAATTTGctatattatttcttttccatctATAAGAATAATAGTTTCCACAGAGAGCTTTCCTCCTTGGATTCCTCCTCCCTTCTGCTTACTTAAACAAAATACATGAATACTCAGCATAATACCATCATCTGCCTCACTCCAAtagtttttatttaatgtttatcTGGATACTTGTTTCCTTACAAAAGTTTCCTGTATTCCATTATGTGGCTGAAGAATAGTATCTATCATTTAAGATTGCACTTCACCACCCTATCAATACTTAGctttaagtaaaaaaaaggaacaacTAGTCAAAGTTACAAATATGTTACTGTCTTGTTAGGAGATGCAAGagaacaatttttattttaatttatccTATTTCAGTGAAGTGCAATGctcaaagtgaagaaaaaactAACTATGCAGCTTGAAAACGTGAGCTACAATTCACtcataaagctggcaagcagaGGAACCATGTACTCAACTTCTGAAGTTATTTTGCCATGAATAAAGCAGAGGCAAGAGCCTTCTTTCACGTAAGCTTCACCCTAGTTGTATTTGGCTTCTTTTACTAAGAATCTAAGAGGAAGTAACAATTTATAACCCAAGGTAAATCAAAGCAAAGTGACACCAAGGTAAATCAAAGCAAAGTGACATTTTGATAAACACTAGAGCTTATCAATCACAAGGAGACACTGTATCAGATTGCTGAGGAATTCCAGAGCTGCTAGAGTGgctctggcagagcagagccaaggGTCTCTAGGAAAAGCCATGGTTAGCTGAGGGCAGGTGGCGCAGCACCACAGCCTGGCACCGAGACTGCCAGCTGCCCAGCAACATCCACGAGTAGCCAGAGTATTGCTAGAAACACATCCAGGAAGCAGAGaacaaaagggaaaggaaactgAATACCAACTCGTGCTAGGAAGCCTCAGCATAAGAGACACACATGGGCTGCCAATTTCTTCAGAACGGCATTGCTGGGAGTCGGATGTCTGCATCAGACTGGTTTTCAGACTGATGAAAACTGAACTTATGTTTATAACTGAGATGATAGCTCTGTTAGAATTTTTCCCTAATAGTACAGTTTGGCACTGATAACAGAAAGGCAGAGATCATGAGATGATAAATCCTATTAACACGCCTACTGCATGTTCAAAAGTTTCAGGTTTTTGTTAGGGAAAGTGGGAAGATGCAACATTTCAGGTCCGTGTATACAGCTGAAGAATTAAACCTCTTCTGCATATAACAGAGTAGATAACGAATGTGCAGGGGACAAAAAGGCGAATGGTGaaataaagctgaaaatttACCTTTGCTTCTGTTTGTAAACAAATGCAGGAGGAACCAGACAAGCATAATACTTGGTAGTCTGCATAATTACAACAGATGTCTATGTTGGATAAAGTGGCCTGTACAGCAGACACAGAggcatatatacatacataaaatCAAAACAGCTACTTATCATCCATTTGCTTATGAAGAAGACAGTTTATCTGGTGTTTAATATTTATAGCTATACTTACAGCAATATTCATTGCACCCTTGAAAGAAATTCAGATCTACTACATTAAGCAAAATGGCCTTCAAAAAACTGGATGTCAGACTATACAAATAAAGTATTAGTTTAGGCATAGTAGACTTTATTTTGGCACTTTaacaaatgctttattttaCAGCAGTGGCACAGCATTTGccagaaattttcttttcttggcaCAGTTATTTCAAGCAGTTATTTTACTAATTGAAGTTCACTAAATATTGCACAAGATATACCTGTTAAATTCTTACCCTGTTTTTACTTGCTGAACTTGTATGGCTTTGAAAAACTTGCCAGTTAAGTATAAGTAAAAAgcaatatattaaatattttagcaCAGGATAGCTTTTGTTGGTTCCTAAATGACCACTGAACTTGGGACAGCAACAAGTACAAGTTGCACAACTCTTATCAGAAGAGCTACCAGATCTTATTTACAATACATTGCCATTTCCGAAAAGCACTTCAGCTTGACATCCTGAACAACTGTATTTTGGGaatctcaaaaataaaaaatgaggaGGGTCAACAGAGCTGAAGACGAAGCCATTTGTCTGTTACAAAGCATAATATAAGTAGGCAGACTGTCGCCttctccctgtgtccctctatCCAGCACCTATCTAGGGTCTAAGCAACAGACACTTCTCTCTTCTACCTGGgatatttctttcttctcttatGAAAATATTCCACTTGTCGCAACTCTTTTGCTGGAGTCTGAGCAGAATAAACCAAAATTCTtcaaaaggacagggaaaacACAAACATGAGCAACAAATCAAAAACAAATACACACAGTAAGTGAACTGGGGTACTCTGAATTTTACAGTAGGGAAAACAACATTTGAAGGAAGAACAGGCCTGTGTCCACACTGCCATTAAACATAATGCAAAAGTTGAATGTCTCACAGCTAATACACCAGATGCAAGACTTAAAATATTCCCACTTCTCTCTGCCACCTTAGCAATAACTCTGGTGTGAGGATCACCCTGATCAACAGCCTTTCTTTTTTGGTCTGGACTTTTAAGATCTACTAGATGTACTCTTGACATTAAAACATAAGCAAACagacataaaatgaaaaaacataCAAAGTATATCACAATAGAATTCTCAGTATTAGGCCACATGATTTATTCAGTAGTGTTTATGTTCCCAAATTACAATTATGTCTATCCATGTAAGACTACAAAAGTTACCATTAGAATTGTCTGTGCTTATAAAATACcaacattttcttttactgtTATATACTCATTAACACCAGTCTGCAACGAGTCACATATAATCATAGGCACTTCAAAGGCTTTAAAGACGTTTACaacttaaatgcatttttaaagaacaaaaatttaaaCCTCTACTTGTACCTTCAAATTGCAAATAATTAACAAATACAGTGGCCATAGAAATCTGCAGCAACTTCTCAAAATACTGTTAGAGTCTTTGGGTTTGCTTAGGTTTGTCAGTAGCTTACTACAAATCTTCCTTACAGGAGATTTGTTTAGTAAGAATATGACTATACAGTTTATAGTAATAATCCAATTTTACACATTAATTTGCTGTTACAAATCTCACTGAAGCTACAGGTACGCTGAGAAACAATGAAAAGTGTAAAATTGATATTCTGACACTTAAATTCATACAAAGTGGAGATTGAAGTTTACATagctgaaaaattacatttacacTAGAAGTTACTGTTATCTGAATTATCTGAAGACAAATTGCACCATGACAACTacaaaaaggcattttttggAAACAgataaattaatgaaataaaaactaacTTGTAAGATCAATCTGAGACATGCTGACCAAAATTAAACAACTTTCATTGAACCATATGataaaacaataattttcattattttatatttatgcataaagttttaaaaatcattcaGTGAACATCAATGGTTTTATAAAATAATGCTTTGCCACTGTTATTCACAGAACACTGCAAATGTTAAggtttaattttacatttttaaacgAATATGTGAAAAGTTTTAAATACAATGGGGTTTTATCATAAAGGTGCCATAACGGctctttaatgaaaaaaaaacttcattatTCTAtgcaaaagctttatttaaaaaagttCAGTGATCTCATAAATAGAGACACTAAATAGGAATTTTATGCATAAAACTCCTTAGTTGGTGCCTTTTGATAAGCAGCACAGGATGGTTTACGTTCACCAAGGTCGTAACTGCCTTCATCCTTCTTTCTCATGCGATACACCAGCAGCAGGATAAGGAAgattgcaaaaagaaaaccaataaCTCCGCCAGCAATAACAGCTGTAATCAAAGAAACAGAGATTCACAATATGCCAGTAAACAAGCTTAGCACCATACTTCTTTTTCATCTCACACAATAAGTTTGCTATTATTTTCAAATTGCAGGAAAGGGCTCCCATTATGCAACTGTCTTCATTATTAGTATCCTGAAATATACTGTCAGAAAGCTTGTTTGCATTCATGAAGGCAATCATTTAAAATCACATTCCACTTACAAGTCAGAGATCCAACAACCCATTTTTAAAAGAGTTATTAAAGTTTTTTCATAACCTCAACTAAGAAGACCACTAGTACTGCCAGAGCATGAAGCTGTCTTTCAAACTAATTTTTCAACAGTTACATTTTCAACATTAAAAGATTTTGTTACCCTAGCTAAGAAATGGGCTTTTACTTTTCTCTGTAGTTTTTGCTCTGACTCTACACTGAAATAAACTTCCTCTTGATCAATAATAGGAGAGAACACTTCACATGTTTATGAGTGTCAACTCCCAACCAGACTTCAAGAGGAAACCCACATGTTGCCACTGATGTGGATTTAAGGTCATTTCATTTTTTGATGCTCATAGGAAGATGTGGTCCGAAACTGTGACTTTCAGGGCTCCCAACTCCCTTTCCAAATACattggtgggggggggggaaagtaTACCTGTAAAGCCTGTCCTTAAACCAAAAATAATCTCACAAGTTAGTGAAACCATTGATGGCCAGCTTGTGCGCCTCCCTGGATTATGCATAGACCCTCTTTATCTTAAGGGATTTCTGTACCCTAATGGATTGTACCTATCTGTCCCTTTCCATCCACCCACAAGCTCCTCCCAAGCAGCGTTCATCTGCACCACATTGACCAGACAGCAATGTGTTCTTGGGAGGTGAGAAATACATTTCTTCATGACAAGCATCAATCACATTCCAGCTCCTTTTCTAAGCTGTAAAAGCTCCCGATACTCAGCTGGCAGTGTTCAACTTGTGGGCATCAAATCAATTAGCAACAGACTTCGCTATTAAGTATTTCCCCAAGATGCCAAATTTATTCTCATCAAATCAACTACTGGCTACCCACTATGAATGTGCTTAGTACTAATGTGTTTAACAGTATGAATCTGACAAGAAAATTCAGATGCTGAGCTTGTATTGCTTGATTCGGAtcctctgttttctgttttatttctggtGAGATAGACCTTGGCAAACACTGCCTCACCTGCCAGAACTTCTGTTCTCTGGAAGAGGTTTTCTGAATGCTTCTGAGTGAACACGTCGGTGTCATCCCCTGGCTCATCACTTTTCTTCTTGGCATCTATCTCAGGCCTTTCCTCTTTATCAATTTCTTCAGGTGACTGtgatacaaaaaaagaaaattgagcaCTGCTTACAGAGAGGGCAGACCAGAAGTTGGCACAGTCACTGCCTGCCGTGGGCAGTCACATAGCTGTGGCTCCACGCACATACCGCACAATACCAACACAACACACAGGAAGCTTTTCGAGCACAGAAAACTGGTCTAGACATTGTAATTTGATCTATTTGTTGTCATCATGTCAGAATGAAAAACACTGCCCAGAAGTTTAAAACCTCCAAAAGTACATTTAGCCAACACCTCTTAATATTGCCTGTGTGTATCAGAATAACAGCCTCTGAAAGAAATAACAACTCTAAAATTAACAAATCAGATAATGTTATATGCAGAACACCTTTAAGAGTAACTTAGACAATATCATCTATGGTGGTAGAAGGAAATACTAAAATACTGAACGGAACCTGCAAAGTGCTCAAACTACAGCCAAACCATACAGCATTCTCCTTTGAGAAGGAAAGTTTCGTAAAGTATTTTTGAGTAACTctttttgaaatataaaaaatgtaCAGCTCAGACTCAAAGATATCATGATACATTATTTTGCACCTCTCCTTTCATGTGAAATCCAGATGTTGCCATACAGGCTTTCTAGcaggaatgaaaacaaacaGCTCTGGTGTCATTTAGCAGGCTGTACTAATAAGTAAAGTTTAGGGGTGCTTTTTAATCCATATAAATAGAAGACTTAACATCAAACCATCAAGAATGTACAGTGGAATCATTTTAAAGGTCTTGCTCTCCAGACACGCACCTTTGTTTGTGCAGGCACCTTGGTCTGCATTTTCACTGTGGTGGTCTCAGCCCTGGGTGCATCACTAGTTGTCGGTAACTTTGGAACTGTTCTGGATGTTGTTATCACTGCACTATCCTCATCTTCTTCAGCACCTGGAGACAAAATGTAACACTTCATTGACCTGTGAAATCTTTCAGACCAATTACATTTTTTGTTATGACATCACCAAGGTAGAGATGGTTGCACAGCCCACCCTAGGCAAGGGGCCTAGATGACAATGCCTACTAAGATAAAGATGCAAACAGTGCACCCAAACTGTCAAGGGGATACTTGCCTCAAGGGATCTCATGAAAAAGGAAGAGAGTGCATCAGCTGCTGTAAGTAGGAGCCAGGAAATTACCATGACACTTTTCAAACAGAAGAACCCTTCCTGAAAAGAGGTATGAAAACACTTTAATGGCTTGCAATAGGGATAGAAAGTCTGGAGTGTAAGCAGCAGCCATCAGGCCTGTGTGACATGGGCAGACCCCAGTGCCATGGGCTCTGATGAGGTCCCACAGCATCaggggctctgctggagcttggcagtgccaccccctgtgGTTACCCTCAACAGCTACCTCCAGCTTCCCCAGAGCCACCATGGATGGGGCATCCCCAGAACCAACACCCTGGGGCACAGAGTCTCCTCCTGGGTGTGGCAGGAGGTGTTGGTGGGGCCCCAGGCTCATATGGAGGTAACCCAAGTCTCCAACAGCATGGGTGTGTGGACAGAGGGTCCTGTACACTCAGATAAGGGTAACTTACACACCCATGGCCTGTGAGATGCATGGCTGTGTGCACATGACACACACTGCATCAGTTACAGAAAGTGATTTAGAAATTTATAGTTGCATGTTACCATTTTATAAATGCTAGTATTGTGGTTGTCTGTTGTACTGTTGATATTAAGCCTAAAAGTATAGTTCAACGATTACTAGTTAATTACACACCATAAATAAATCAATACACTTCTTTATCCTTACTTAAATCATGTGAACTGAACAGTTTTTGCCTGTCACATACTGCTTCAAGAGAATTTCTCTTCTACAGCACATCTGTTGAATTCTAAAAACTAAGCAGTTTCTGTCTACAGGAAGATTACTACTACTTTATGTTTCAGTCACTAGGAATTCACATGGCTTTAAACTCCACATAATTCAGAAGCCCTTTTCTTTTGAACTGAGTAAGAGGACAAAACACTCCCTAAAGATTAccttaaatttaatttcctcCACATTCAAAGCCCTGCTGAAGTATGAAGCCTCCTTTAGAATAAGGAAATGGACATGTCTAATAAATATCCTTGAGTGATAATGAAAGGAAGAAGACACAGGAAAGAGACTAAATTATTAGCAAGgcctgaaagaggaaaaaagaattgACCCATCCTTGGACCACTCCTTAGGAATCTCAATGTGTTCTGCTCATTACAGGCATCAGTTACCCAAGTAACCCTTGGGTAATAAATCCAGCAAATGTGCATAAGAATAGTTCCTAACAAATAAAATGCTCCTACAACAGAATAGTATGACTCACTCATTCCAAActgatattttaatttgtttttttaaagaaagaagacAGGCTGAAAATACGAGCACAATAATAATGTTTTGAAGTCATTATCAAGAATTACATACATTTGGCATTTAAAAGAGGAGCATTAACAAGACAACAACTAAAACAATCTCTGCAtggtagaaaagaaaatttagaaTCATTAAAAAAGATACTGGCACAGAATAGtactggaaaacaaaaacttTCAGAGATAGCAAAATTACAACACAACTTCTAGAATGAAGACCTCACAACAAGAATCAGGTATTTTCCTGAAATGCAACTCAAAGatcaaaaaaaatcaacatcCTGCTTCAAAACAGAGGTGTGGAAAGGCATCCAGGAGGAAAATTTTTCTGGCTCTGATTCAAGCGTTTTCTTTGGGAAATAATGGCTCACTGGATATCTCAACCTACTTTATCTTCTGAAGTTCCTCCATATTACACAAAGTTTCACAGgcaaggaaattaaaattgatTATCAGATTAGAGATCTGATAAAACATATGTacacaaatgtatttttttctttttatgaaatGAAAAGTCCTATTTAATCACAACTGTTCCTCCAAATCCTTAGATGCCACCTTTGCTTCAGGCAATAGTTTTGTCTGCCAGACATAATGGAGAGCATTGCAGTTTGAACCTCTTTGGCTAAGAAGGATGCAGATCCACATTCTCTCAAAAAATGGGCAACTAATCTAATCCCTGGACTAGTCACTAGATTTGCACCACAGGTACCCAGCTTTTCTTCCACACAGCCTCAGGGGAATTCTGACAATCCCCAAAAAGTTGAAGCAACTACCATTTAGGCTTGATTTGGGTACTGGCTAAGACACATCCCCCATGGTTCCCGCTTTCTAATTAGCTTTATCTAAACAGGTCTCTGCTTGGCATGGAATAGATCTAAACAAGGAAAAGACACTTCCCTTGCTGAACTGACAGTAGTATTTTCAGAATGACGTGAAAATACGACTGAgagaccaaaaaaaaccactcaCTAGTCCTCTCCAGAACATAGCAACAGCATTTCAGACAACATCTTGTTCCctaaaaagcacaaaaaaagcaTCACCAAATCCAAATAAGATTGGAAAGAAGAAGCCTACAGTGTCCTGAGTGTGACTTCCAAGTATGTTGTTAAGAGGAATACTGTGAAATAGTTGGAATAtaagaacttcttcctctggAAAATATTCCTGTTTATATAGCTGGTTTCTGGATTTGGTCAGCTTGGGTTATGGTGCTGGCTATTCACTGCCTCAAGTCCCTCTTACTGAGGGCACCACAAAAACCCTGCAGAAATTAAACCCACAGCCATCTCTGTGGTAGAACTGAAAGCTCTCAACCATCACACACCATCTTTTATCTACGGTAACTCCTTCAGGATGTCCAAGTGCTGTCTTCATAATGGTCAAAATAGCTCCAAATTAAGCTTAGTATTGGAAATACCTAATATAACCCTCAGTGATGTGTCTATTAGCCACCCTTGGATGACAGGAATGTGAAAACTTTTTAACACTCTTAGTGCTTGAGGAAACTTGTCAGGAAATCAAGATTGTGCCACCTTAGATTACTGCGCAGATAGTAGCATTTTTTGTAGAAAAAAGCCCACAGTAGTTAGCACTCTGACTTGCAAAGTAGGCAGTGATTAACACCTCCTATCAAAAAAATCCAATCACTTCACCCTATCTTTTGGCATCTTTCTTGTCTGCTGTTGCACATCACACTTTGGGAATACCACTATCACAAGAAAATTTGTGATAAAGTGGATACACACATAACCACCATCTCTTTCACACCTTTCATCTCTATCACCAATGTGACATATAccaaaattatatatttttagttAACTTATCTCACCTCCATTCACTGAACAATCTCCAAAGCAACCCTTAATCAAAATAGTGTCAGGCCCCCAGAGATGACACTGTAAACATACTTCTATGCCCTGCTAGGGAACTGCAGCTAAAATAAATTGAGACAGTGCAAGGATGTCACATCTCTGACAGCTCTCACACAAAGGAGACAAAACCAAGAAACCAACAAAGTTTGGAAGATTAAAAGGAATAGTCCTAACTATACTAAAGTAAAAAATTCTATCCAGCACATCAAAAATACACTTTCAAACAGTATCACACTAGATTTCTATGTCAGAAGACCTGGAGAACCTGGCAGTCAGTCTCATGAAGCATGCTTGGGGCTAGTTTAGAAGGGGAAAGAAGTTCTTGCTCCAAGGCAATCTGAAAAGCACTTATGTGTGGGACCGTAGCAAATGGGAAATGAATCCTTGCTGTGCTGCCTGCACCATGGCAGGGGAAGCACACCATGAGAGGGGTGCCTGCTGGGCCTGCTGCCACAGAGCACCCAGTGTCAGCCCTGGGCCgtgctggctcctggcagcaccCGGGAGAGCGTCCGCGCCCCGCGGCTTCCCCGCACCGTGACCATGACACACGGTCCCACAGCCACCCCCAGCCACATCACCCCTGTCCCCGAGCCCcacaccctgctgccacaggacTCCCAAACTGTCTGCTGGCCTTGGAGTGCGGTGTCAGCCTCCCTGTTGCTCAAGAGCCAAAGCAGATCTACTCTTGTGTTTCTTGAAAAAGCTCCAACCCCAGCACAATTCTTCCCCCAGAACAGTCCCCAGTCACAATGTCAGAATACACACAGTTCATCCTGAGCCAATGTTCTCAACTCAAGTGGCTATTGACTGAGAAAGTTGGGGAagagaagaaggggaaaagtTTACTTGATTTTCTGATATATGAGTAATTTTAGAGAAGACATAAGAACAAGACAGAAAGTTTTTCAAAGAACTTGTAGATAAAGCTGACAGAGAGGGT comes from Lonchura striata isolate bLonStr1 chromosome 1, bLonStr1.mat, whole genome shotgun sequence and encodes:
- the SDC2 gene encoding syndecan-2: MRGVWLALTVSFVACASGQPRADLTSDKDLYLDNSSVEEASGVYPIDDDDYSSGSGSGAEEDEDSAVITTSRTVPKLPTTSDAPRAETTTVKMQTKVPAQTKSPEEIDKEERPEIDAKKKSDEPGDDTDVFTQKHSENLFQRTEVLAAVIAGGVIGFLFAIFLILLLVYRMRKKDEGSYDLGERKPSCAAYQKAPTKEFYA